A portion of the Pseudomonas sp. GR 6-02 genome contains these proteins:
- a CDS encoding RidA family protein — MSITRYGTGSTAGGGQPRPFARAVEADGWLHVSGQVPAVDGEIIVGGIVEQTHQTMKNLIAILEEAGYGLEDVVRTGVWLEDPRDFWSFNKVFSEYFKSEHAPARACVQANMMVDCKVEIDCIAYKKKA, encoded by the coding sequence ATGAGCATTACTCGTTACGGCACCGGCAGCACCGCCGGTGGCGGCCAGCCCCGTCCTTTTGCCCGCGCCGTCGAAGCCGATGGCTGGCTGCACGTGTCCGGCCAAGTGCCGGCGGTGGATGGTGAAATCATCGTGGGCGGGATTGTCGAGCAGACTCACCAAACCATGAAAAACCTGATCGCGATTCTGGAAGAGGCCGGTTACGGGCTTGAAGACGTGGTGCGCACGGGCGTGTGGCTGGAAGACCCGCGGGACTTCTGGAGTTTCAACAAGGTGTTTTCCGAGTACTTCAAAAGCGAACACGCCCCGGCCCGGGCCTGCGTGCAGGCGAACATGATGGTCGATTGCAAGGTCGAGATTGATTGCATCGCGTACAAGAAAAAGGCCTGA
- a CDS encoding IclR family transcriptional regulator, with protein MTEDTIKRRARGLDRAFDILDFLKEIGQPLRPNEIASGIGSPKSTVYELVASLLERRILEPVGKEGHVYLGRQLYFLGQAHLRHFDLSREADHALQEIVSQTRETAQMCLLNGRKYTVALMKEGERHFRISSDIGENAPIPWTASGRLLLAHLSDQQIVDLIDPDDFILPDGERLPLEQFLREIRQAAIDGFFSFDSVADTFTHCFAAPVKDPSGVAIATLCIVAPRADAKNNYNDYRRVLIDSANSLARRINE; from the coding sequence ATGACCGAAGACACCATCAAGCGCCGGGCTCGCGGTCTGGACCGGGCGTTCGACATCCTCGATTTCCTCAAGGAAATCGGCCAGCCCCTGCGCCCGAACGAAATCGCCAGCGGCATCGGCAGCCCGAAATCCACGGTCTACGAACTGGTTGCGTCCTTATTGGAGCGGCGCATCCTCGAACCCGTGGGCAAGGAAGGTCACGTTTACCTCGGTCGTCAGCTGTACTTCCTCGGACAGGCGCATTTGCGTCATTTCGACCTGTCCCGCGAGGCCGATCACGCCTTGCAGGAAATCGTCAGCCAGACCCGCGAAACCGCGCAGATGTGCCTGCTCAACGGACGCAAATACACCGTGGCATTGATGAAAGAGGGGGAGCGGCATTTCCGCATTTCCTCGGACATCGGCGAAAACGCGCCGATCCCCTGGACCGCTTCCGGGCGCCTGCTGCTGGCGCACCTGAGCGATCAGCAGATCGTCGATTTGATCGACCCCGACGACTTCATCCTGCCCGACGGCGAACGCCTGCCGCTGGAACAGTTTCTCCGGGAGATCCGCCAGGCCGCCATCGACGGATTCTTTTCCTTCGACAGCGTCGCCGACACCTTTACCCATTGCTTCGCCGCCCCGGTCAAAGACCCGAGCGGCGTGGCCATCGCGACCCTGTGCATCGTCGCCCCACGGGCCGATGCGAAGAACAATTACAACGACTATCGCCGGGTGCTGATCGACAGCGCCAACAGCCTCGCCCGGCGTATCAACGAATAA
- a CDS encoding acetoacetate--CoA ligase, protein MSDILWQPGTERIGKSRMEAFRRFVNQRHTLGIADYPALHQWSIDQREAFWQAIVDFFDIRFHDQPDAVLIEGAQMPSAQWFPGATLNFAEHLLRRRDDAVAVVAIGENGQREQLTWAELASHVAGFQNSLKAAGVGLGDRVAACMPNTWQTLVAMLATTSLGAIWSCSSPDFGTHGVIDRFGQIEPKVLITCAGYRYAGKEIDQTTKVNEILGQLPSLQQLIVVPYARPQARIEDFRCQANVTLWDDFYDPGGEPQFVPVPFAHPLYILYSSGTTGVPKCIVHGTGGVLLQHVKEHGLHTDLGAGDRLFYYTTCGWMMWNWLVSALAVGSAVVLYDGSPFHPGPERLIDLIDDERLNVFGTSPKFLTALESNGLKPCESHDLSSLRTILSTGSALSPQSFDYVYRAFKSDLCLSSMSGGTDIVSCFVIGNPVLPVRRGEMQCKSLGMAVEVWNDDGKPVIGEKGELVCTRHFPAMPIGLWNDPQQEKLRASYFSLFPGVWAQGDYAEQLPHGGMLIHGRSDAVLNPGGVRIGTAEIYRQVEKVPQVLDSVAIGQQWQDDVRVVLFVRLREGVELDEALQQQIRQVIRANTTPRHVPAKIVAVTDIPRTISGKVVELAVRNVVHGQKVKNTDALANPEALEQFRNRPELND, encoded by the coding sequence ATGTCCGACATCCTCTGGCAACCCGGCACCGAGCGCATCGGCAAGAGCCGCATGGAGGCCTTCCGGCGTTTCGTCAATCAGCGACACACCCTTGGGATCGCCGACTACCCTGCCCTGCACCAATGGAGCATCGACCAGCGTGAAGCCTTCTGGCAGGCCATCGTCGATTTCTTTGACATCCGTTTTCACGATCAGCCAGACGCGGTGCTGATCGAAGGCGCGCAAATGCCCAGCGCCCAGTGGTTCCCCGGCGCTACCTTGAACTTCGCCGAACACCTGCTGCGCCGTCGTGACGATGCCGTGGCCGTGGTCGCCATTGGTGAAAACGGCCAACGGGAACAGCTGACCTGGGCCGAACTGGCAAGCCACGTCGCCGGTTTTCAAAATAGCCTGAAAGCCGCCGGTGTCGGCCTCGGCGACCGCGTGGCAGCGTGTATGCCGAACACCTGGCAGACCCTGGTGGCCATGCTCGCCACCACCAGCCTGGGTGCAATCTGGTCCTGTTCTTCACCGGACTTCGGCACCCACGGGGTGATCGATCGCTTCGGCCAGATCGAACCGAAAGTGCTGATCACCTGCGCCGGTTACCGCTACGCCGGCAAAGAGATCGACCAGACCACCAAGGTCAATGAAATCCTCGGACAGTTGCCGTCCTTGCAGCAATTGATTGTTGTGCCTTATGCGCGTCCTCAAGCGCGCATCGAGGATTTCCGCTGCCAGGCCAACGTGACGCTGTGGGACGATTTTTACGACCCGGGCGGCGAGCCGCAATTCGTTCCCGTGCCTTTCGCCCATCCGCTGTACATCCTCTACTCCAGCGGCACCACCGGCGTACCGAAGTGCATTGTGCACGGCACCGGCGGCGTGCTGCTGCAACACGTCAAGGAACATGGCCTGCACACCGACCTCGGTGCCGGTGACCGTTTGTTCTACTACACCACCTGCGGCTGGATGATGTGGAATTGGCTGGTCTCGGCGCTGGCCGTCGGCAGCGCCGTGGTGCTGTATGACGGCTCGCCGTTTCATCCAGGGCCGGAGCGCTTGATCGACCTGATCGACGACGAACGCCTCAATGTCTTCGGCACCAGCCCGAAATTCCTCACAGCGCTGGAAAGCAATGGCTTGAAGCCGTGCGAAAGTCATGACCTGAGCAGCCTGAGAACCATCCTGTCCACCGGCTCGGCGCTGTCGCCGCAAAGCTTCGATTACGTCTACCGCGCGTTCAAGTCCGACCTGTGCCTGTCTTCGATGTCCGGTGGTACCGATATCGTTTCGTGCTTTGTGATTGGCAACCCGGTCCTGCCGGTGCGCCGTGGTGAGATGCAATGCAAGAGCCTGGGCATGGCGGTCGAAGTGTGGAACGACGATGGCAAGCCTGTGATCGGTGAAAAAGGCGAACTGGTGTGCACCCGGCATTTCCCGGCCATGCCCATCGGCTTGTGGAACGACCCGCAACAGGAAAAGCTGCGCGCTTCGTATTTCAGCCTGTTCCCCGGCGTCTGGGCCCAGGGCGATTACGCCGAACAACTGCCCCATGGCGGCATGCTGATCCACGGCCGCTCCGACGCGGTGCTCAACCCCGGCGGCGTACGCATCGGCACGGCGGAAATCTACCGTCAGGTGGAGAAAGTCCCGCAGGTGCTGGACAGCGTCGCCATCGGTCAGCAATGGCAGGATGACGTGCGAGTGGTGCTGTTCGTGCGCTTGCGCGAAGGCGTCGAGCTGGACGAAGCGCTGCAACAACAGATCCGCCAGGTCATCCGCGCCAACACCACGCCACGGCATGTGCCGGCGAAGATTGTCGCGGTGACGGACATTCCGCGGACCATCAGCGGCAAGGTGGTCGAGTTGGCGGTGCGCAACGTGGTGCATGGCCAGAAGGTGAAGAACACCGATGCACTGGCCAACCCCGAAGCCCTGGAGCAATTTCGAAACCGCCCCGAACTGAACGACTGA
- a CDS encoding amino acid deaminase: MSTAINTAAVEKGAAQTGANLVRDVSLPALVLHRDALEHNIRWMQDFVSHSGAELAPHGKTSMTPALFRRQLDAGAWGITLASATQTRAAYAHGVRRVLMANQLVGTPNMALIADLLTDPTFDFYCMVDHPDNVADLGAFFASRGVRLNVMIEYGVVGGRCGCRTEAEVLALAKAINAQPALALTGIEGYEGVIHGDHAVSGIREFAASLVRLAVQLQDSGAFAIAKPIITASGSAWYDLIAESFEAQNAGGRFLSVLRPGSYVAHDHGIYKEAQCCVLDRRSDLHEGLRPALEVWAHVQSLPEPGFAVIALGKRDVAYDAGLPVPLLRYKAGVVPATGDDVSACKVTAVMDQHAFMTVAPGVELRVGDIISFGTSHPCLTFDKWRIGCLVDEQLNVIETMETCF; this comes from the coding sequence ATGTCTACTGCCATCAATACCGCCGCCGTGGAAAAGGGCGCCGCCCAGACCGGCGCCAACCTGGTGCGGGACGTCAGTCTGCCGGCGCTGGTGCTGCACCGCGACGCGCTGGAACACAACATTCGCTGGATGCAGGACTTCGTCAGCCACAGCGGCGCGGAACTGGCACCTCACGGTAAAACCAGCATGACCCCGGCGCTGTTTCGTCGCCAACTGGACGCCGGTGCCTGGGGCATCACCCTGGCCAGCGCCACGCAAACCCGCGCGGCTTACGCCCATGGTGTGCGCCGGGTGCTGATGGCCAATCAACTGGTCGGCACGCCGAACATGGCACTGATCGCCGACCTGCTGACAGACCCGACTTTCGATTTCTATTGCATGGTCGATCACCCGGATAACGTCGCCGACCTCGGCGCGTTTTTCGCCTCGCGGGGCGTGCGCCTGAACGTGATGATCGAGTACGGCGTGGTCGGCGGTCGTTGCGGTTGCCGCACCGAAGCCGAAGTGCTGGCACTGGCCAAGGCTATCAACGCTCAACCGGCGTTGGCGCTGACCGGCATCGAGGGCTACGAAGGGGTGATTCACGGTGATCATGCGGTGAGCGGCATCCGCGAGTTCGCCGCCTCCCTGGTGCGTCTGGCGGTGCAGTTGCAGGACAGTGGCGCGTTCGCGATTGCCAAGCCGATCATCACCGCGTCGGGGTCGGCGTGGTACGACCTGATCGCCGAGTCGTTCGAAGCGCAGAATGCCGGCGGGCGTTTCCTCAGCGTGCTGCGCCCCGGCAGTTACGTGGCCCACGACCATGGCATCTACAAAGAAGCGCAATGTTGCGTGCTCGACCGTCGCAGCGACCTGCACGAAGGTTTGCGCCCGGCGCTGGAAGTCTGGGCGCATGTGCAGTCGTTGCCCGAACCGGGTTTTGCGGTGATCGCCCTGGGCAAGCGCGACGTGGCCTACGACGCCGGTTTGCCGGTGCCGTTGCTGCGTTACAAGGCCGGCGTGGTGCCGGCGACCGGCGATGATGTAAGTGCCTGCAAGGTGACGGCGGTGATGGACCAGCACGCGTTCATGACCGTGGCGCCGGGAGTTGAGTTGCGGGTGGGCGATATCATTTCGTTCGGGACTTCGCACCCGTGTTTGACGTTCGACAAGTGGCGTATCGGGTGTCTGGTGGATGAGCAGCTGAATGTTATCGAGACCATGGAAACCTGTTTCTAA
- a CDS encoding sugar kinase — translation MNNISPLGPNIPRIALIGECMIELQQRADGSLQQSFGGDTLNTAVYLARELGDGGTVDYVTALGDDSFSDAMCQSWASEHIGLGMVQRLPGRLPGLYCIQTDAAGERRFLYWRNEAAVRDCFTTPAAAPILAALPDYDVLYFSGITLAVLGEQGREKLLDTLIEARQRDAQIVFDNNYRPRLWASVEDARAAYREVLPYVDLALLTVDDEQALFHFSDCAAVFAAYEQMGTPEVVLKRGAEACLIRCDGESFEVPAQVVERVVDTTAAGDSFSAAYLACRLKGGSPVEAAEAGHRLASRVIQVPGALIPKD, via the coding sequence ATGAACAACATCAGCCCTCTGGGCCCCAACATCCCGCGCATCGCCCTGATCGGCGAGTGCATGATCGAACTGCAGCAGCGCGCCGACGGCTCTCTGCAACAGAGCTTCGGCGGCGATACCCTGAACACCGCGGTCTATCTGGCCCGTGAACTGGGCGATGGCGGCACGGTGGATTACGTCACTGCCCTGGGTGATGACAGTTTCAGCGATGCGATGTGCCAGAGCTGGGCCAGCGAACACATCGGCCTGGGCATGGTCCAGCGTTTGCCCGGTCGCTTGCCCGGTCTGTATTGCATCCAGACCGACGCGGCTGGCGAGCGGCGTTTTCTCTACTGGCGCAATGAAGCGGCCGTGCGCGATTGCTTTACCACCCCGGCGGCCGCGCCGATCCTGGCAGCGCTGCCGGATTACGACGTGCTGTATTTCAGCGGCATCACCCTGGCGGTGCTCGGTGAGCAGGGCCGGGAGAAACTGCTGGACACCCTGATCGAAGCCCGACAGCGGGATGCGCAGATCGTGTTCGACAACAATTATCGACCACGCCTGTGGGCTTCGGTCGAGGACGCACGAGCGGCTTATCGCGAAGTGTTGCCCTATGTCGACTTGGCGTTGCTGACGGTTGATGACGAGCAGGCGCTGTTCCACTTTTCCGATTGCGCGGCGGTGTTTGCCGCTTATGAGCAGATGGGCACTCCCGAAGTGGTGCTCAAGCGCGGTGCCGAGGCGTGTCTGATTCGCTGTGACGGCGAGTCGTTCGAAGTGCCGGCGCAAGTGGTCGAACGGGTGGTGGACACCACGGCGGCGGGGGATTCGTTCAGCGCGGCGTATCTGGCTTGCCGCCTCAAGGGTGGGAGCCCGGTCGAGGCTGCTGAAGCGGGGCATCGCTTGGCGAGTCGGGTGATTCAAGTGCCGGGGGCACTGATCCCCAAAGATTGA
- a CDS encoding PilT/PilU family type 4a pilus ATPase: MEIDALLQILASRHGSDLYLSTGAPPSAKFDGVLKALTDQPFKPGEVAAIAASIMDAEQRQEFDRDLEMNLALSLPGVGRFRLNIFKQRNDVSIVARNIKLDIPRFEDLNLPPVLLETVMLKQGLMLFVGSTGSGKSTSLAALIDYRNRHSSGHIITIEDPVEFIHRHKKSIVNQREVGVDTRSFHAALKNTLRQAPDVVLIGEIRDRETMEHALAFADTGHLVISTLHAHNANQALDRVINFFPEERRGQLLNDLGNNLKAFVSQRLVRTRDGQRRAAVEVMLGTPTIGDLIRRNEFGELKGIMEKSSEVGMQTFDGALFALFAEGAIDEAEALKHADSVNNLRLRLKMHAEATPGPHTPPGEWGLMD; encoded by the coding sequence ATGGAAATCGATGCACTGTTGCAGATTCTGGCCAGCCGCCATGGCTCCGATCTTTACCTGTCCACGGGCGCGCCACCCAGCGCGAAATTTGACGGTGTGCTCAAAGCCCTGACCGATCAACCGTTCAAGCCGGGAGAAGTGGCGGCCATTGCCGCGTCCATCATGGACGCCGAACAGCGCCAGGAGTTCGATCGGGACCTGGAAATGAACCTGGCACTTTCCCTGCCCGGGGTCGGGCGTTTCCGGCTCAATATCTTCAAGCAGCGCAATGATGTGTCCATCGTGGCGCGCAACATCAAGCTCGACATTCCACGCTTCGAAGACCTTAACTTGCCACCGGTGCTGCTCGAAACCGTGATGCTCAAACAAGGGCTGATGCTGTTCGTCGGTTCGACCGGCTCGGGCAAGTCGACCTCGCTGGCGGCGCTGATCGATTACCGCAACCGCCATAGCAGTGGCCATATCATCACTATCGAAGACCCGGTCGAGTTTATCCATCGGCACAAGAAGTCGATCGTCAATCAGCGCGAGGTCGGCGTCGATACCCGCAGTTTCCACGCTGCGCTGAAAAACACGTTGCGCCAGGCACCGGACGTGGTGTTGATCGGCGAAATCCGTGACCGCGAGACTATGGAACATGCGCTGGCGTTTGCCGATACCGGTCATCTGGTAATTTCCACGTTGCATGCGCACAACGCCAATCAGGCGCTGGATCGGGTGATCAATTTCTTTCCCGAAGAGCGTCGGGGGCAGTTGCTCAACGACCTGGGCAACAACCTCAAAGCGTTTGTGTCCCAGCGTCTGGTGCGTACCCGCGACGGGCAGCGCCGGGCGGCGGTGGAGGTGATGCTGGGCACACCAACCATCGGTGACCTGATCCGGCGCAATGAGTTTGGCGAACTCAAGGGGATCATGGAGAAGTCTTCAGAGGTGGGGATGCAGACGTTTGACGGGGCGCTGTTCGCGCTGTTTGCCGAGGGCGCAATCGATGAGGCAGAGGCGTTGAAACATGCTGATTCGGTGAACAATCTGCGTTTGCGCCTGAAAATGCACGCCGAGGCCACACCCGGCCCCCATACGCCGCCGGGTGAATGGGGGTTGATGGACTGA
- a CDS encoding amino acid ABC transporter ATP-binding protein: MTQAQVSTQNQALLDIRGLHKQYGPLEVLKGVDLTMQRGNVVTLIGSSGSGKTTLLRCVNMLEEFQGGQILLDGESIGYDEVNGKRVRHPEKVIARHRAMTGMAFQQFNLFPHLTALQNVTLGLLKVKKLHKDEAVALAEKWLERVGLLERRDHYPGQLSGGQQQRVAIARAIAMNPSLMLFDEVTSALDPELVGEVLNVIKGLAEDGMTMLLVTHEMRFAFEVSDKIVFMNQGRIEEQGPPKELFERPQSPRLAEFLKSTRF, from the coding sequence ATGACACAAGCTCAAGTTTCGACCCAGAATCAGGCGCTGCTGGACATCCGCGGCCTGCACAAACAATACGGCCCGCTCGAAGTGCTCAAGGGCGTCGACCTGACCATGCAGCGCGGCAATGTGGTCACGCTGATCGGCTCCAGCGGCTCGGGCAAGACCACGCTGCTGCGCTGCGTGAACATGCTCGAAGAGTTCCAGGGCGGGCAGATTCTGCTCGACGGTGAATCCATCGGCTATGACGAGGTCAACGGCAAGCGCGTGCGCCACCCGGAAAAAGTCATCGCCCGCCATCGCGCCATGACCGGCATGGCTTTCCAGCAATTCAATCTGTTCCCGCACCTCACCGCGTTGCAGAACGTCACCCTCGGTTTGCTCAAGGTGAAAAAGTTGCACAAGGACGAGGCGGTAGCGCTGGCGGAAAAATGGCTGGAGCGGGTCGGCCTGCTGGAGCGCCGCGATCATTACCCCGGTCAGTTGTCCGGTGGTCAGCAACAGCGCGTGGCGATTGCCCGGGCGATTGCGATGAACCCGAGTTTGATGCTGTTCGATGAAGTCACCTCGGCCCTCGATCCGGAACTGGTGGGCGAAGTGCTGAACGTGATCAAGGGCCTGGCCGAGGATGGCATGACCATGTTGCTGGTGACCCACGAAATGCGTTTTGCCTTCGAGGTCTCGGACAAGATCGTGTTCATGAATCAGGGGCGGATCGAAGAGCAGGGGCCGCCCAAGGAACTGTTCGAGCGCCCGCAGTCGCCGCGACTGGCGGAATTTCTCAAGAGCACCCGCTTTTAA
- a CDS encoding amino acid ABC transporter permease translates to MYESPSWLHELWVARDVLWQGFLTSVQCSGLAILLGTLVGIVAGLVLTYGTFWMRAPFRFYVDIIRGTPVFVLVLACFYMAPALGWQISAFGAGTLGLTLFCGSHVAEIVRGALQALPSGQMEASKAIGLTFYQALGYVLLPQALRQILPTWVNSSTEIVKASTLLSVIGVAELLLSTQQIIARTFMTLEFYLFAGLLFFVINYAIELLGRHIEKRVALP, encoded by the coding sequence ATGTACGAATCCCCCAGCTGGTTGCATGAGTTATGGGTGGCCCGGGATGTCCTGTGGCAGGGCTTTCTGACCAGTGTGCAGTGCTCGGGCCTGGCGATTTTGCTGGGTACGCTGGTCGGCATCGTCGCCGGCCTGGTACTCACCTACGGCACGTTTTGGATGCGCGCGCCGTTCCGGTTCTACGTCGACATCATTCGCGGCACGCCGGTGTTTGTATTGGTACTGGCCTGCTTCTACATGGCGCCGGCACTGGGCTGGCAAATCAGCGCCTTCGGGGCAGGCACTTTGGGCCTGACGCTGTTTTGCGGTTCCCATGTCGCCGAGATCGTGCGCGGTGCGTTGCAAGCGCTGCCCAGCGGTCAGATGGAAGCGAGCAAGGCCATCGGCCTGACGTTTTACCAGGCACTGGGTTATGTGTTGTTGCCCCAGGCGTTGCGGCAGATCTTGCCGACCTGGGTCAACTCGTCCACCGAGATCGTCAAGGCGTCGACCTTGTTGTCGGTGATCGGCGTCGCCGAGCTGCTGCTCAGTACTCAACAGATCATCGCCCGGACCTTCATGACCCTGGAGTTTTACCTGTTCGCCGGATTGCTGTTTTTCGTCATCAACTACGCCATCGAATTACTCGGCCGGCACATTGAAAAGCGGGTGGCCTTGCCATGA
- a CDS encoding PAS domain-containing hybrid sensor histidine kinase/response regulator, with product MNAPPTASDAQALIARLDWTNNPLGAAENWPQSLRTAVDIVIHSPMPMLLLWGPQLTQIYNDGFAFLAGSKHPHAFGQPTHQIWPELKDFTDPIYSAVLQGQVRTYSEQRFTLQRDGRDSDFWLDLTYSPIRNESAEVAGILVTAIETNERRRIALELEQRSAASLKAQQDTEQRLQLALAATDAVGTWDWDIGEDRFIADAHFAQLHGVDPAMASQLPISEYLHGVHPEDRAMIARSIKHCITHGSEYAEEYRLLQADGQLRWVFARGRCYKDHHGRPIRFLGAALDLTERKHIEQALRQSQTELQLIINAMPILISYVDREERFRLNNAAYLEWYGLTPQELYGRTIREVLGDEAYALRAEYIAEALKGKTCCFSISADHRDGSTRQALMNYLPRHGADGAVNGFYIFVIDETERKQTEEALRNLNETLEERVSARTQQLAEANQRLQNEMFERERAEDALRHAQKMEAVGQLTGGIAHDFNNMLTGIIGSLDLMQRYIADGRAAEIGRFTEAAVSSAHRAAALTHRLLAFSRRQSLDRRPLDANQLVHSLEDLLSRTKGDHIELKLKLADEVWPVSTDVSQLENALLNLVINARDAMPDGGELLIETANVHLDGSDVTPLEPVRAGDYLMIAVSDNGAGMTPSVLAKAFDPFFTTKPIGQGTGLGLSMIYGFAQQSGGHVSLHSRPGQGTSVRLYLPRLHVALPEHAQLPVTGEAPPAVAGETVVLVEDDPAVRMLVLDLLKELGYHAHEAEDAQSALPLLESDLRVDLLVTDVGLPGMNGRQLAEIARQHRPELKVLFITGYAEKAAERQGFLEEGMDMVAKPFSMDLLANKIRTMIGQAG from the coding sequence ATGAACGCACCACCGACCGCCAGCGATGCCCAGGCCTTGATTGCCCGACTGGACTGGACAAACAACCCGCTGGGCGCCGCCGAAAACTGGCCGCAGAGCCTGCGCACCGCGGTGGACATCGTGATCCACTCGCCAATGCCGATGCTATTGCTGTGGGGCCCGCAGCTCACCCAGATCTACAACGACGGCTTCGCCTTCCTCGCCGGCAGCAAACACCCTCACGCTTTCGGACAACCGACGCACCAGATCTGGCCGGAACTCAAAGACTTTACCGACCCGATTTACAGCGCCGTCCTACAGGGTCAGGTGCGGACCTACAGCGAACAGCGCTTCACCTTGCAACGCGACGGTCGGGATTCTGACTTCTGGCTGGATTTGACCTACAGCCCCATTCGCAACGAAAGCGCCGAGGTTGCCGGGATTCTGGTCACGGCCATCGAAACCAACGAACGTCGCCGCATCGCCCTCGAACTGGAACAACGCTCTGCCGCCAGCCTCAAGGCCCAGCAAGACACCGAGCAGCGCCTGCAACTGGCACTGGCCGCCACCGATGCCGTCGGCACCTGGGACTGGGACATTGGCGAAGACCGTTTCATCGCCGATGCGCACTTCGCGCAATTGCATGGCGTCGATCCGGCCATGGCCAGCCAGTTGCCAATCAGCGAATACCTCCACGGCGTGCACCCGGAAGACCGCGCCATGATCGCCCGCAGCATCAAGCACTGCATCACCCATGGCAGCGAGTACGCCGAGGAATATCGCTTGCTGCAAGCCGATGGCCAGTTGCGCTGGGTGTTTGCCCGGGGTCGTTGCTACAAGGACCACCATGGCCGGCCGATCCGCTTTCTCGGCGCCGCGCTGGACCTGACCGAACGCAAACACATCGAACAGGCCTTGCGCCAAAGCCAGACCGAGCTGCAACTGATCATCAACGCGATGCCGATCCTGATCAGTTATGTGGACCGCGAAGAGCGCTTTCGCCTGAACAATGCCGCCTATCTGGAATGGTATGGCCTCACGCCCCAAGAGCTTTACGGCCGCACCATTCGTGAAGTGCTTGGCGATGAAGCCTATGCCCTGCGCGCCGAATACATCGCCGAGGCGCTGAAAGGCAAGACCTGTTGTTTCAGCATCAGCGCCGATCACCGCGATGGCAGCACCCGCCAGGCCCTGATGAACTACCTGCCACGCCACGGCGCAGACGGCGCGGTGAATGGTTTCTACATCTTCGTGATCGACGAGACCGAGCGCAAACAGACTGAAGAGGCGCTGCGCAACCTCAACGAAACCCTGGAAGAACGCGTGAGCGCTCGCACCCAACAACTGGCCGAAGCCAACCAGCGACTGCAGAACGAGATGTTCGAGCGTGAGCGTGCCGAAGACGCCTTGCGCCATGCGCAGAAAATGGAAGCGGTCGGCCAGCTCACCGGCGGCATCGCCCATGACTTCAACAACATGCTCACCGGGATCATCGGCAGCCTCGATTTGATGCAGCGCTACATCGCCGATGGGCGCGCGGCCGAGATCGGTCGCTTCACCGAAGCGGCGGTGTCCTCGGCCCATCGCGCCGCCGCCCTGACCCATCGGTTGCTGGCATTCTCAAGGCGTCAGTCACTGGATCGCAGGCCACTGGACGCCAACCAGCTGGTGCATTCCCTGGAAGACTTGCTCAGCCGGACCAAGGGCGATCACATCGAGCTCAAACTGAAGCTGGCCGATGAGGTCTGGCCGGTCAGTACCGATGTCAGCCAACTGGAAAACGCCTTGCTCAACCTCGTGATCAACGCCCGGGATGCGATGCCCGATGGCGGCGAGTTGTTGATCGAAACCGCCAATGTTCACCTCGACGGCAGCGACGTCACTCCGCTGGAGCCAGTCAGGGCCGGGGATTACCTGATGATTGCCGTCAGCGACAACGGTGCCGGCATGACCCCATCAGTACTGGCCAAGGCCTTCGATCCGTTCTTCACCACCAAACCCATCGGCCAGGGCACCGGCCTTGGGTTGTCAATGATCTATGGTTTCGCCCAGCAGTCGGGCGGGCACGTCAGCCTGCACAGCCGGCCTGGCCAGGGCACCAGCGTTCGCCTGTATTTGCCACGGTTGCACGTCGCCCTGCCGGAACACGCGCAGCTGCCGGTCACCGGCGAAGCACCGCCAGCGGTTGCCGGTGAAACCGTGGTGTTGGTGGAAGACGATCCGGCGGTGCGCATGCTGGTGCTCGACCTGCTCAAAGAGTTGGGTTATCACGCCCATGAAGCCGAAGATGCGCAGAGCGCCCTGCCCTTGCTGGAGTCCGACCTGCGGGTCGATCTGCTGGTAACCGACGTCGGGCTGCCGGGCATGAACGGTCGGCAACTGGCGGAAATCGCTCGTCAGCACCGCCCGGAGCTCAAAGTGCTGTTCATTACCGGTTATGCCGAGAAAGCCGCCGAACGCCAGGGCTTCCTGGAGGAAGGCATGGACATGGTGGCCAAACCCTTTTCCATGGACCTGTTGGCCAACAAGATTCGCACGATGATCGGCCAAGCCGGCTGA
- a CDS encoding peptidylprolyl isomerase, which translates to MKAQARHILVKTSEEAEQLKQRIAKGEAFDVLAKKYSTCPSGKRGGDLGEVRPGQMVGAIDAVIFKKPLRVVHGPIKSKFGYHLVQVFYRD; encoded by the coding sequence ATGAAAGCCCAAGCCCGCCATATTCTGGTGAAAACCTCGGAAGAAGCCGAGCAGCTCAAACAACGCATCGCCAAGGGTGAAGCCTTCGATGTGCTGGCCAAGAAATACTCCACCTGCCCGTCCGGCAAACGCGGCGGGGATCTTGGCGAAGTACGGCCCGGGCAGATGGTCGGGGCAATCGATGCGGTGATCTTCAAAAAACCGCTGCGGGTGGTGCATGGGCCGATCAAGAGCAAGTTCGGGTATCACTTGGTGCAGGTGTTTTACCGGGACTGA